In Chryseobacterium sp., the genomic window ATCGGAATTGATCTTAAAAATATCCTGGTCCTTTACAGGATACCGGTCCAAAAAATTGTTAGCATAATCATTGACGGCATTGGAGTTAAACTGAACAAATAATCCCTCTTTTATCCATTTTTTAGTTGCTGAATCATATTCGGGTGCTGCTGCAAACTGAATCGGAGATTGATTGCTGATATTCCATGCTTTTGATATATACCCTAACGGCATACTGAAATCAACATCTTCATTTAAAACAAACCCCAGATCGCCGCCACTTCTAAAAAGCACACCCACTCCGTAAGTTTTGTCTACATACTTATTCATAAGATTACCGTTTTTAGTCTGGAATCCTTTTAAAATATCAGTGACAGCAGCTGAAATCTGCTTTTTATCCTCAGTGGTCTGTGCATTGAAAAAACTAAAACTGCAAAGCAGAAATAGCATGGTGTATATAATATTCTTCTTCATATGATTAACTTAAAAATTCCCCTGAAACATAATACCAACGTTCATGCATTTTTTGAAAAACAGAAAATTCGTGATGAACTTGTGGATTCCCATCCTGGTCCGTATAATAAGCTTTAAACTCTACATGGTGTAAAGCCGGTGTCCGGATAATTTCCAGTTTTGTCCACTGGTTAATTTCTCCCCATTCCTGAAGATCCTGTTTATGGTGATATTTTCGTTTTCCGGGCAGAGTG contains:
- a CDS encoding YchJ family protein, whose protein sequence is MDCPCCSGKSYEECCKPYHTGEKHAPTAEALMRSRFSAFAIPNGEYLMETTLPGKRKYHHKQDLQEWGEINQWTKLEIIRTPALHHVEFKAYYTDQDGNPQVHHEFSVFQKMHERWYYVSGEFLS